In Methanococcoides sp. LMO-2, a single window of DNA contains:
- a CDS encoding nucleoside recognition domain-containing protein, which translates to MWIDGLYSAFDYLIKVIPPIVIGTLIMDIMVEMGWVNKLGFIASPLMRFGHLREEIGLSFLTSFGSSAAGNSMIAKLHDDNHIDRKETIIATMVNSFPSGIVLSRDLFPVVVILLGTTGLIYLGIVVLIGFLKTLLALLAARILLKPRPSGNIHATTEKITIRKASVKALKRSKRSLTRIVVTMTIVSVIVFQLMETGVFDWAASIMKDSFMVQYVPADGLPIIAGWFASNIAAYTIAGNLLEAEMLSSKDIILALLIGRILASVARIRTMLPYYIGIFSPNLGVRIMFVSLAMQNGIMLGIAGFIIVFF; encoded by the coding sequence ATGTGGATCGATGGATTATACTCAGCATTTGACTATCTCATCAAGGTCATCCCGCCGATCGTTATCGGAACCCTGATAATGGATATTATGGTGGAGATGGGCTGGGTGAACAAGCTGGGCTTTATAGCATCACCTCTCATGCGCTTTGGTCACCTGAGGGAAGAGATCGGTCTCAGTTTCCTTACATCATTCGGTTCTTCGGCTGCCGGAAATTCCATGATCGCAAAGCTTCATGATGATAACCACATCGACAGGAAAGAGACCATAATAGCCACAATGGTGAACTCCTTCCCATCCGGTATCGTGCTCTCAAGGGATCTGTTTCCGGTGGTGGTCATATTGCTTGGCACAACCGGTCTCATCTATCTGGGAATTGTGGTTCTTATCGGATTCCTGAAAACATTGCTCGCACTTCTGGCTGCTCGCATTCTCCTGAAACCACGACCATCAGGAAATATCCACGCCACTACGGAGAAGATAACTATCAGGAAAGCTTCCGTAAAGGCCCTGAAAAGGTCGAAGAGGTCGCTTACAAGGATCGTTGTCACCATGACCATCGTATCTGTCATCGTGTTCCAGCTCATGGAGACCGGGGTCTTTGATTGGGCAGCATCCATAATGAAGGATTCATTCATGGTCCAATACGTGCCTGCCGATGGTCTGCCTATAATTGCCGGCTGGTTTGCCAGCAATATTGCTGCTTACACCATAGCAGGTAATCTTCTTGAAGCAGAGATGCTCTCCTCAAAGGACATAATCCTTGCACTCCTCATCGGAAGGATACTGGCAAGTGTTGCAAGGATCAGGACCATGCTTCCTTATTATATCGGTATCTTCAGCCCAAACCTTGGTGTGAGAATAATGTTCGTCTCCCTGGCAATGCAGAACGGTATCATGCTGGGAATTGCAGGGTTCATTATTGTTTTCTTCTGA
- a CDS encoding DUF4097 family beta strand repeat-containing protein, with product MNKYQITFLFLATIAMAAVSGCISYGPDLGVEEVEYFSGEYEATNNTTLNVINVNGQVEIDSWDGDLIRLDATKRTHHGEEELEKIHIIVNEIDDELKVETKYPSYENVRVSVDMKIRIPENTNVELIKTTNGDIVITDTRGNVTAMTTNGNIAISNIEGYVAATSSNGELDIRRTTGISDLKTTNGKIEAHILDIKEDVDVRCTNGGIILYIDPSLDADIEMETTNGHISMNEVELVVTRLESTHVEGTIGEGGNKIDIRTTNGNVNLNKLVA from the coding sequence ATGAACAAATATCAGATAACCTTTCTATTTCTGGCTACAATAGCTATGGCTGCCGTTTCAGGATGTATCTCATACGGACCGGATCTCGGGGTTGAAGAAGTGGAATATTTCAGCGGAGAATATGAAGCGACCAACAATACAACATTGAACGTCATCAATGTGAACGGCCAAGTAGAGATCGATAGCTGGGATGGAGATTTAATAAGGCTGGATGCTACTAAAAGGACCCATCATGGGGAAGAGGAACTTGAAAAGATCCATATCATTGTCAATGAGATCGATGATGAGCTGAAAGTGGAAACAAAATATCCTTCTTATGAAAATGTCAGGGTCTCAGTTGATATGAAAATAAGGATCCCTGAGAATACAAATGTTGAACTCATAAAAACAACGAATGGGGATATCGTAATCACGGATACAAGGGGAAATGTTACAGCTATGACAACCAATGGAAACATAGCAATAAGCAACATTGAAGGATACGTAGCAGCAACTTCCAGCAATGGAGAACTTGATATCAGGAGAACAACCGGGATCAGTGACCTGAAGACAACTAACGGAAAGATCGAAGCCCATATCCTTGACATAAAAGAAGATGTAGATGTCAGATGTACCAATGGAGGAATAATACTTTATATCGATCCCTCACTTGATGCCGATATCGAGATGGAAACGACCAATGGCCACATCTCAATGAATGAAGTAGAGCTGGTTGTCACAAGACTTGAATCAACTCATGTAGAAGGAACCATCGGTGAAGGTGGCAATAAGATCGATATAAGAACAACAAATGGAAATGTTAACCTTAACAAACTGGTTGCCTGA
- a CDS encoding peroxiredoxin, translating to MSESENVERVNMPLIGDDAPSFTAKTTQGEITFPGDYEGKWVILFSHPADFTPVCTTEFMTFASMQDEFRELNTELIGLSIDSIYAHIAWLRTIKEKIEYKGMKDVEVNFPVIEDLTMEVAKKFGMLQPNASNTQAVRAVFIMDPQAKVRCILYYPLSNGRNMDEVKRILLAMQKSDEENIATPANWQPGEDVIIPPPGSCGTAKERIETEEEGKYCLDWFICFKKES from the coding sequence ATGAGCGAATCTGAAAATGTAGAACGTGTCAATATGCCTTTAATAGGGGATGATGCACCATCCTTTACAGCAAAAACAACACAGGGTGAAATAACCTTCCCAGGCGATTATGAAGGTAAATGGGTGATCCTTTTTAGCCATCCAGCAGACTTCACCCCAGTATGTACAACTGAGTTCATGACGTTTGCAAGCATGCAGGATGAGTTCAGGGAACTGAATACGGAGTTGATCGGTCTGTCAATTGACAGTATCTATGCTCACATTGCATGGCTTCGTACGATCAAAGAGAAGATCGAGTACAAAGGCATGAAAGATGTTGAAGTTAATTTCCCTGTTATTGAAGATCTTACCATGGAAGTTGCAAAAAAATTCGGAATGTTACAACCAAATGCCTCCAATACACAGGCAGTACGTGCCGTTTTCATAATGGATCCACAAGCCAAGGTACGTTGCATTCTTTACTATCCATTGAGCAATGGCCGTAATATGGATGAGGTCAAGCGTATCCTGCTTGCAATGCAGAAATCTGATGAAGAGAACATTGCAACCCCTGCTAACTGGCAACCTGGGGAAGATGTTATTATTCCACCACCTGGTTCATGTGGGACGGCTAAGGAAAGGATTGAAACCGAAGAAGAAGGCAAATACTGTCTTGACTGGTTCATCTGCTTCAAAAAAGAGTCCTGA
- a CDS encoding SulP family inorganic anion transporter, whose product MAFIEQLKNDQSNLKNEVLSGLTVSLALVPEAVAFSIIANVSPLVGLYSAFIIGLITAIIGGRPGMISGATGAIAVVVVALVVRHGVEYLFAAVILMGIIQMTIGFLRLGKFIRLVPHAVMFGFVNGLAIVIFMAQLAQFKVTDINGIEHWLSGQALLVMLALVGLTMAIIYLLPKLTKAVPSSLTAIIVVSAIVIYFQIQTRTVGDIASIAGGLPAFHLPQVPLNLETLKIIFPYSLVMALVGLIESLLTLTVIDEMTETRSRANKESTAQGVANFVCGLFGGMGGCAMIGQSLININSGARNRISGIVAATGLLIFVLFGSPLIEKIPMAALVGVMFVVAIGTFEWASLKIFRKVPITDVIVMVVVAGITVIYHNLAVAVIAGVVISALAFAWENAKLVRAREIIDDNGIKHYEFFGPLFFGSVTEFQNKFDVLNDPDEIIIDLKESRVADHSAIEALNKVTERYARVGKKVHLRHLSEDCLVLLDNASAIIDVNHWEDPHYKVPSDILG is encoded by the coding sequence ATGGCATTTATAGAACAATTAAAGAACGACCAATCAAATCTAAAAAACGAGGTCCTTTCAGGGCTAACTGTTTCACTGGCCCTTGTGCCTGAAGCTGTGGCATTTTCGATCATAGCGAACGTTAGTCCATTGGTCGGATTATACTCTGCATTCATCATTGGATTAATAACAGCTATCATAGGAGGCAGGCCGGGAATGATCTCAGGTGCTACGGGAGCAATAGCGGTCGTAGTTGTGGCCCTGGTGGTCAGACATGGGGTCGAGTACCTTTTTGCTGCTGTCATACTGATGGGGATCATTCAAATGACCATTGGTTTTTTGAGATTGGGAAAATTCATCCGACTGGTGCCACATGCAGTAATGTTCGGATTTGTGAACGGACTGGCCATAGTGATCTTCATGGCTCAGCTCGCCCAGTTCAAGGTAACTGATATTAACGGGATCGAGCACTGGTTGAGCGGACAGGCACTTCTGGTCATGTTAGCTCTTGTAGGCCTGACCATGGCGATCATCTATTTGCTGCCAAAGCTGACAAAAGCAGTTCCATCTTCACTGACTGCGATCATAGTTGTTTCAGCTATTGTGATCTATTTCCAGATCCAGACAAGGACAGTCGGAGATATTGCATCCATTGCAGGTGGATTGCCGGCCTTCCATCTTCCACAGGTCCCGCTTAACCTGGAGACACTGAAGATCATCTTCCCATACTCGTTAGTTATGGCACTGGTGGGCCTGATCGAGAGCCTGCTGACACTTACTGTAATAGACGAGATGACAGAAACAAGAAGCAGAGCAAATAAAGAAAGCACGGCACAGGGTGTTGCCAACTTTGTTTGCGGACTTTTTGGAGGAATGGGTGGCTGTGCAATGATCGGACAGAGTCTTATCAATATCAATTCCGGTGCCAGGAACAGGATATCAGGGATCGTTGCGGCCACAGGCCTATTGATCTTTGTGCTGTTCGGTTCCCCTCTTATTGAAAAAATACCAATGGCAGCACTGGTTGGTGTGATGTTCGTTGTTGCCATCGGAACATTTGAGTGGGCGTCATTAAAGATATTCAGAAAAGTGCCCATAACGGATGTAATTGTTATGGTGGTCGTTGCAGGTATAACCGTTATCTACCACAACCTTGCAGTAGCAGTAATTGCAGGTGTCGTGATCTCAGCACTGGCATTTGCCTGGGAAAACGCCAAACTGGTTCGTGCAAGAGAGATAATTGATGATAACGGGATCAAGCACTACGAATTTTTTGGCCCGTTGTTCTTTGGCTCGGTAACTGAGTTCCAGAACAAATTTGATGTCCTTAATGATCCGGACGAGATCATCATCGACCTCAAGGAATCAAGAGTTGCTGACCACTCCGCAATAGAAGCCCTGAACAAGGTAACTGAGCGCTATGCCAGGGTTGGGAAGAAGGTTCACCTTAGGCACTTAAGCGAAGATTGCCTTGTGCTTCTGGACAATGCATCTGCAATCATCGATGTTAATCACTGGGAAGATCCACATTACAAGGTACCTTCTGATATACTGGGATAA
- a CDS encoding PGF-pre-PGF domain-containing protein, which translates to MRLGSGNHIRYVSIGITIAIVMMMVLSGPVNAVSMGITGLDGTTHTKGSSVTFNVTATIEDSDRYVPVDNFSLQITGATSREVVFSTDGTVLSGTGIKVEAVTVPSSEEYGDGHGYDSRLDSNHDFGYGYGFGTTGSSLVFEYSITLDTSTLSSGDHQAVLALNTGNLAKPSFKSTSATFIIKSSSSGGGGSSGGGGGSGSTGEAYDNIAFKDVKTENIVGGLAVSFVFDDNQNAIQYINFNAVRNYQRTSTTIEVLKNTSSMVDESAPGLVYSNLNIWVGKSGFATEDNIADPVIGFSISKEWLVENGIDEDSITLYRHNSGRWNALNTEKIDEDDSYVYFEAETPGFSPFAIAADVDDEEVVDIVPIEEDTSTIIITEPSVEDMNETDSEEGTGLGLNVLFFIVPLLMIIGVLYASYVSKNKDDDAEYRPEDHSDGLQGVEGNISGASLDISGESAEAIFVAQDDSEESDEVTSVVEDTPVDTSEIQPAAGDVSVEPSESTPAIKDVPVEPSEKDEAPQQDIDQMLKSVNDIEKLLREMREAGKDSDGVQAGVDVVSEETADSTNDQQAEKKNKPKKYDDSNW; encoded by the coding sequence ATGCGATTAGGATCTGGAAATCATATAAGGTATGTTAGTATTGGAATAACGATCGCCATAGTAATGATGATGGTTCTGTCAGGTCCTGTAAATGCAGTTTCGATGGGTATTACAGGTCTGGATGGCACCACTCATACAAAGGGCAGTTCTGTAACATTTAATGTTACTGCAACTATAGAAGACTCTGACAGGTATGTTCCAGTTGATAATTTCTCATTACAGATTACAGGTGCTACCTCCAGGGAAGTTGTATTTTCAACAGATGGTACTGTGCTATCTGGAACAGGTATAAAAGTTGAAGCTGTTACAGTTCCATCATCAGAAGAATATGGTGATGGCCATGGCTATGATTCCAGATTGGATTCCAACCATGACTTTGGATACGGTTATGGTTTTGGTACGACTGGTTCAAGCCTTGTATTCGAGTATTCTATTACTCTTGATACATCTACACTTAGTTCCGGTGACCATCAGGCTGTATTAGCCCTGAATACAGGTAATTTAGCAAAGCCTTCATTTAAATCAACTTCTGCGACCTTTATAATTAAGTCATCCAGCAGTGGTGGCGGTGGTTCCTCCGGCGGTGGCGGTGGAAGTGGATCGACAGGTGAAGCCTACGACAACATCGCATTCAAGGATGTAAAAACAGAGAACATTGTAGGTGGACTTGCAGTTAGTTTTGTCTTCGATGATAATCAGAATGCGATCCAATACATCAACTTCAATGCAGTGAGGAACTATCAGAGAACCTCAACAACTATCGAGGTACTTAAGAACACGTCTTCAATGGTCGATGAAAGTGCTCCGGGACTTGTTTACAGCAACCTTAACATCTGGGTTGGTAAATCCGGATTTGCCACAGAAGATAACATTGCTGATCCTGTAATAGGCTTCAGTATATCAAAAGAATGGTTGGTAGAAAATGGAATTGATGAGGATTCAATAACACTGTATCGCCACAATTCAGGCAGATGGAATGCTCTTAATACTGAAAAGATCGATGAGGATGATTCATACGTCTACTTCGAAGCAGAAACTCCCGGGTTCTCTCCATTTGCTATTGCAGCGGATGTTGATGATGAGGAAGTAGTAGATATTGTTCCAATAGAAGAAGATACCAGTACTATCATTATCACTGAGCCATCGGTAGAGGACATGAATGAAACAGACTCCGAAGAAGGAACTGGTTTGGGACTAAATGTGCTGTTCTTTATAGTACCACTACTCATGATTATTGGAGTTCTCTACGCTTCTTATGTGTCAAAGAACAAAGATGATGATGCAGAATACAGGCCAGAGGATCACTCAGATGGTCTACAGGGTGTAGAAGGTAATATTTCAGGAGCTTCTTTAGATATCTCTGGTGAGTCTGCTGAGGCAATATTTGTAGCCCAAGACGATTCAGAAGAATCTGATGAAGTCACATCTGTCGTTGAGGATACTCCAGTTGATACTTCCGAGATCCAACCTGCTGCAGGGGATGTCTCCGTTGAACCTTCTGAATCAACTCCTGCTATTAAGGATGTGCCAGTCGAACCTTCTGAAAAAGATGAAGCCCCGCAACAAGATATCGATCAAATGCTTAAATCTGTGAATGATATTGAAAAATTGCTCAGGGAGATGAGAGAGGCTGGAAAAGACTCTGATGGCGTACAAGCTGGAGTTGATGTTGTTTCTGAAGAGACTGCAGATAGCACAAATGACCAACAGGCCGAAAAGAAGAATAAGCCTAAAAAGTACGACGATAGTAATTGGTAA
- a CDS encoding PGF-pre-PGF domain-containing protein has translation MASYYWEFGDGKTSTLEDPSNTYSSAGTYTANLTVTDNDGATNTSSTAVTVSASSSGGSSGGSSSSSSGGGGGGGSTGEAFANIAFKDVKSKTIIGGLEVIYVFDDEENPIQYIKFSALRNSGKVSTTIEVLNDRSSMVDENCPGFGYSNLNIWVGRNGFATDSNIADPVIGFRVSKEWLAENGIDEDSIVLYRHNSGRWNDLNVEKVDEDASYIYFEAETPGFSPFAIAADIDDGAVADIVPIEEGTGTIIITEPSGDDVNETGSEEGTGLGLNVLFFVIPALMVIGVLYASYVVKNKREDSEYRPDDYSDDLDDDVSGTAVGLATAEDVSGEPSEIAPAVEDISGESSEITPVIEDLSDESSEVTPVVEDLFDESSEVTPVVEDVSGEPSETISTRQDKKVQPDDIDQMLKSVNDIENLLRSMRDSDNVSGDIQTAKDDASETTSDSTNNQKAEEKKQKKFDDSKW, from the coding sequence ATTGCTTCCTATTACTGGGAATTTGGAGATGGTAAGACCAGCACATTGGAGGATCCATCAAATACTTACAGCTCAGCCGGAACTTACACAGCAAACCTTACAGTAACGGATAATGATGGTGCAACGAACACATCCAGCACTGCAGTAACTGTAAGCGCTTCTTCCAGTGGCGGTAGCAGTGGTGGCAGTAGTAGCAGCTCCTCCGGTGGTGGAGGTGGAGGCGGATCAACTGGCGAAGCTTTCGCTAACATTGCTTTCAAGGATGTAAAATCAAAAACCATCATAGGCGGACTCGAGGTAATATATGTCTTCGATGATGAGGAGAATCCAATTCAATACATCAAGTTCTCTGCACTGAGGAACAGCGGAAAGGTTTCAACGACAATTGAAGTTCTTAATGACAGATCATCAATGGTCGATGAAAATTGTCCTGGATTTGGTTACAGCAACCTTAACATCTGGGTTGGCAGGAACGGATTTGCTACAGATAGTAACATTGCAGATCCTGTAATAGGTTTCCGTGTCTCAAAAGAATGGTTGGCAGAGAATGGAATTGATGAAGATTCAATAGTACTGTATCGCCACAATTCAGGCAGGTGGAATGACCTCAATGTTGAGAAGGTTGATGAGGATGCTTCATACATTTACTTCGAAGCCGAAACGCCAGGATTCTCACCATTCGCTATTGCAGCAGATATTGATGACGGAGCTGTAGCAGATATTGTTCCAATAGAAGAAGGCACAGGTACTATCATTATCACTGAGCCATCTGGGGATGATGTGAACGAAACAGGATCCGAAGAAGGAACTGGACTGGGACTAAATGTGTTGTTCTTTGTAATCCCTGCCCTCATGGTTATCGGAGTACTCTATGCTTCATATGTAGTAAAGAACAAGCGTGAAGATTCAGAATACAGGCCAGATGATTACTCTGATGACCTGGATGATGATGTTTCTGGAACCGCTGTAGGTCTAGCAACTGCTGAAGATGTCTCTGGTGAGCCTTCTGAAATAGCACCTGCTGTCGAGGATATCTCTGGCGAGTCTTCTGAAATAACACCTGTTATTGAGGATCTCTCCGATGAGTCTTCTGAAGTAACTCCTGTTGTTGAGGATCTCTTCGATGAGTCTTCTGAAGTAACTCCTGTTGTTGAGGATGTTTCAGGCGAACCCTCTGAAACGATATCTACACGTCAGGATAAAAAAGTCCAGCCGGATGATATTGATCAAATGCTCAAATCGGTGAACGATATTGAAAATTTACTCAGATCGATGAGAGATTCTGATAATGTCTCAGGTGATATACAAACTGCAAAGGATGATGCTTCTGAAACAACATCAGATAGCACAAACAATCAGAAGGCCGAAGAGAAGAAGCAAAAGAAATTTGATGACAGCAAATGGTAA
- a CDS encoding glycosyltransferase, whose translation MLSIIIPAYNEGHHICNNLLQINEELRSFCNSFEIIFVNDGSSDNTLEEAKRAAEQAGNIRIVSYAKNEGKGHAIVEGYKAASKGLISVLDADLDIHPKQIKPLMEKAAETGADFVIQSKRHPDSIVNGFPVKRRFLSRSYNMVIKTLFDLPVSDTQVGVKLYNKDVVDTMIPKLSVKRYAADVEQLVIAHKHGFKIEECPVHIDFDPSGDRMKFSDILSIAKDTASIYYKLNFIGYYHPDNKKAAAQYPIEEKLVGERL comes from the coding sequence ATGCTATCTATAATAATTCCAGCATATAATGAAGGACACCATATATGCAATAATCTCTTACAGATCAATGAGGAATTAAGGAGTTTTTGCAATAGCTTTGAGATAATATTTGTCAATGATGGAAGCAGTGACAATACACTGGAAGAAGCAAAACGAGCAGCTGAACAGGCAGGTAATATAAGGATAGTTTCCTATGCTAAAAACGAGGGCAAAGGGCACGCTATCGTAGAAGGTTACAAAGCTGCATCCAAAGGGCTTATCAGCGTTCTTGATGCTGATCTCGATATCCACCCAAAACAGATCAAACCATTAATGGAAAAGGCTGCTGAAACTGGTGCGGATTTCGTAATACAATCAAAAAGACATCCGGATAGCATTGTAAATGGTTTTCCTGTCAAAAGACGTTTTTTAAGCAGGTCATACAACATGGTCATTAAGACGTTGTTCGACCTTCCAGTTTCTGATACGCAGGTTGGGGTCAAACTATACAATAAAGATGTTGTGGACACGATGATACCAAAGCTATCAGTAAAACGATATGCAGCAGATGTTGAACAATTGGTTATCGCACATAAACATGGATTTAAGATCGAAGAATGCCCTGTACACATTGATTTTGATCCATCCGGAGATCGAATGAAATTTAGCGATATCCTGAGCATTGCAAAGGATACAGCTTCCATATATTATAAGTTGAATTTCATTGGCTACTATCATCCAGATAATAAGAAAGCTGCTGCTCAATATCCAATCGAAGAAAAATTGGTTGGAGAGAGGTTATAA
- a CDS encoding DMT family transporter translates to MIPAEFLVVFFGLMAAISWGAGDFSGGFASKRANVYSVVLITQAVGIFLLAASAYFMGEIVPPLGGMIWGAVAGVFISIGLLALYRGLSQGRMGLVAPTSAVVAAAVPAIYGAFYEGLPAIHQMIGFAFALVAVWLIAGGGDESSKIERSDLILPLIAGTGFGLFFISIDKVSDTAVLWPLTAARIAAVITLLIFIAASRQVYIPSKKVLPIVLIAGVFDTGGNTFFALASQAGRLDIASITSSLYPAGTVLLAWIILKEKLSTKQWVGVAAALVAIVFISA, encoded by the coding sequence ATGATACCTGCTGAGTTTCTCGTGGTCTTCTTTGGACTTATGGCGGCCATATCCTGGGGTGCCGGAGATTTCAGCGGAGGCTTTGCTTCAAAACGTGCAAATGTCTATAGTGTTGTCCTGATAACTCAGGCCGTCGGGATTTTCCTTCTTGCAGCCTCAGCCTATTTCATGGGAGAAATAGTACCTCCTCTTGGAGGCATGATCTGGGGAGCTGTTGCAGGAGTATTCATCAGCATAGGACTTCTTGCCCTCTACCGTGGCCTCTCTCAGGGTAGAATGGGACTGGTAGCTCCAACATCGGCAGTCGTTGCTGCTGCTGTACCTGCCATCTATGGTGCATTCTATGAAGGCCTGCCTGCTATTCACCAGATGATCGGATTTGCTTTTGCACTTGTAGCTGTCTGGCTCATTGCAGGCGGTGGAGACGAGAGCAGCAAAATAGAACGTTCAGACCTCATACTTCCGTTGATCGCAGGAACCGGTTTCGGGTTGTTCTTCATATCCATCGACAAGGTCAGTGATACAGCCGTCCTCTGGCCACTTACCGCTGCAAGGATCGCTGCGGTGATCACGCTTCTTATATTCATAGCAGCAAGCAGACAGGTATACATTCCTTCTAAAAAGGTGCTCCCCATAGTTTTAATAGCAGGTGTATTTGATACCGGCGGAAACACCTTCTTTGCACTTGCTTCACAGGCAGGTCGGCTCGATATTGCTTCAATCACATCATCCCTGTACCCCGCAGGCACAGTGTTGCTCGCATGGATCATACTGAAGGAGAAGCTTTCCACAAAGCAATGGGTAGGAGTGGCTGCTGCCCTGGTTGCGATCGTGTTCATCTCAGCCTGA
- a CDS encoding cytochrome c3 family protein: MSQRFQLSRVLTKFSGKTPYKHCTVAIAIIIVSALCIMSTNVAFAAGETEAGSDLDSCQPCHADIITNFSSSLHYTGSGMKGEYEKGAAGEFGIDMHSFYEERGCSDCHASSCTSCHTGEEGHGGDITIETCDQCHFKKQTSYFQGELPAHKDVAPNPDIHYEKGLDCTDCHTPEEVHGDGVAYESQMEAVKVTCADCHTDPEKEVNGLAVTQYSPDSPAHSIHNSKLDCSACHSGWVITCENCHLETGQLDRIDVSSFYLARSVDGTIKPFINMTTSYNNSTHTAFAEWVPHTTTTEAKDCEFCHENTEIFVGESDGVILGAGGSFLSQETIDRIAEAPLEVEAEGEDIPGFFAYMAIAGILAVYLLMRRK; this comes from the coding sequence ATGAGCCAGAGGTTTCAACTAAGCAGAGTACTTACTAAATTTTCCGGAAAGACACCATACAAACACTGTACCGTAGCTATCGCTATTATAATTGTCTCGGCCTTATGCATCATGTCAACAAATGTTGCTTTTGCTGCCGGGGAAACAGAAGCCGGATCAGACCTTGACAGCTGTCAGCCCTGTCATGCAGACATCATTACCAATTTCTCGTCTTCCCTTCACTACACCGGTAGCGGTATGAAAGGAGAATATGAGAAAGGTGCAGCAGGTGAATTTGGAATAGATATGCACTCCTTCTATGAGGAAAGAGGCTGTTCCGATTGCCATGCTTCCTCATGTACATCATGTCACACAGGAGAAGAAGGACATGGTGGCGATATTACTATTGAAACATGTGACCAATGCCACTTCAAGAAGCAGACATCATATTTCCAGGGAGAACTCCCTGCACACAAGGATGTAGCTCCCAATCCGGACATTCACTATGAAAAGGGACTGGACTGCACCGATTGCCATACACCAGAAGAGGTACACGGTGACGGAGTCGCATACGAGTCCCAGATGGAAGCTGTGAAAGTAACCTGTGCGGATTGCCATACTGATCCTGAAAAGGAGGTCAATGGTTTAGCCGTTACACAATATTCCCCTGACAGTCCTGCACACAGCATACATAACAGCAAACTCGACTGCTCAGCCTGCCATTCCGGCTGGGTCATCACATGTGAGAACTGCCATCTTGAAACCGGCCAGCTGGATAGGATAGATGTCAGCAGTTTCTATCTTGCAAGGTCCGTTGATGGGACCATCAAGCCGTTCATCAACATGACCACATCCTACAACAATTCCACACATACAGCCTTCGCCGAGTGGGTACCTCACACAACCACCACCGAAGCAAAGGATTGTGAATTCTGCCATGAGAACACTGAGATCTTCGTTGGAGAAAGTGACGGAGTGATCCTTGGTGCTGGTGGCTCGTTCCTTTCACAGGAGACTATTGACAGGATAGCTGAAGCACCACTTGAGGTTGAAGCTGAAGGTGAGGATATTCCGGGGTTCTTTGCGTATATGGCAATTGCTGGTATACTGGCAGTTTACTTGTTGATGAGAAGGAAGTGA
- a CDS encoding class I SAM-dependent methyltransferase, with protein MTRSVFENLSQRYDVLQKQALPNWQTFFSTVVEYIPEGKSNILELASGTGFLTSMIRKARPEASITCIDRDPAMLEVAKGKPELKDVIFIEGDILKAWPEGTFDLIVSTQFIFALPSDDRIRVFRQIHDSLRPDGIFIEGDIFRQESRLETMIYRSQWEKYMLEHDMSPAEVEEMLLSLDRIYGRIDTIPELKEKLKAAGFENVFCPYWYELYAVVVASV; from the coding sequence ATGACCCGATCGGTTTTTGAGAACCTGTCCCAACGATATGATGTCCTGCAAAAACAGGCCCTTCCAAACTGGCAGACGTTCTTCTCCACAGTTGTGGAATACATTCCTGAAGGAAAATCGAATATACTTGAATTGGCCAGTGGAACAGGTTTTCTTACCAGCATGATCCGTAAAGCAAGACCTGAAGCTTCTATTACATGTATTGACAGGGATCCTGCCATGCTGGAGGTTGCAAAGGGGAAACCTGAGCTTAAGGATGTTATATTTATAGAGGGTGATATCCTGAAAGCGTGGCCAGAGGGTACTTTTGATCTCATTGTCTCCACACAATTCATCTTTGCTTTACCGTCAGATGATAGAATAAGGGTATTCAGACAGATACACGATAGCCTCAGGCCGGATGGCATTTTTATCGAAGGTGATATTTTCAGACAAGAAAGCAGGCTGGAAACGATGATCTACCGGTCCCAATGGGAAAAGTACATGCTGGAGCATGATATGTCGCCTGCAGAAGTTGAAGAGATGTTGTTGTCCCTGGACCGGATCTATGGTAGGATTGATACAATTCCAGAGCTTAAGGAAAAGCTGAAGGCTGCTGGGTTTGAAAATGTGTTTTGTCCTTACTGGTATGAATTGTACGCTGTTGTCGTGGCTTCGGTCTGA